A genomic region of Caulobacter vibrioides contains the following coding sequences:
- the rplX gene encoding 50S ribosomal protein L24 codes for MAAKIKKGDRVVVLAGKDKGKQGSVLQVLPKDSRVVVEGVNMVSRHTKPTQADPQGGIKQKEAALHVSNVAVVDSNGKPTRVGFKIEGDKKVRVAKTTGEVING; via the coding sequence ATGGCCGCTAAGATCAAGAAGGGCGACCGCGTCGTCGTTCTGGCCGGCAAGGATAAGGGCAAGCAGGGCTCCGTCCTGCAGGTCCTGCCGAAGGATAGCCGGGTTGTCGTGGAAGGCGTGAACATGGTTTCGCGTCACACCAAGCCGACCCAAGCCGACCCGCAAGGCGGCATCAAGCAAAAGGAAGCCGCGCTGCACGTCTCGAACGTCGCCGTCGTGGACTCCAACGGCAAGCCCACCCGCGTCGGCTTCAAGATCGAAGGCGACAAGAAGGTGCGCGTCGCCAAGACGACCGGCGAGGTGATCAATGGCTGA
- the rpsS gene encoding 30S ribosomal protein S19 has protein sequence MTRSVWKGPFVDGYLLKKADAALSSGRKDVIKTWSRRSTIMPQFVGLTFGVHNGHKHVPVLVSEDMVGMKFGEFAPTRNFPGHAADKKAKRK, from the coding sequence ATGACACGCTCCGTCTGGAAAGGCCCGTTTGTCGACGGGTACCTCCTGAAGAAGGCCGATGCCGCTCTGTCGTCGGGCCGCAAGGATGTCATCAAGACCTGGTCGCGCCGCTCGACCATCATGCCGCAATTCGTCGGCCTGACCTTCGGCGTGCACAACGGCCACAAGCACGTTCCCGTGCTCGTGTCGGAAGACATGGTCGGCATGAAGTTCGGCGAATTCGCGCCGACCCGGAACTTCCCGGGTCACGCCGCCGACAAGAAGGCCAAGAGGAAGTAA
- the rpsC gene encoding 30S ribosomal protein S3, producing MGQKVNPVGLRLGINRTWDSRWFADGAQYGKLLHQDLAVRAALKKRLYQAGVSRIIIERPHKKCRVTIYAARPGVIIGKKGADIDKLRKDLSIMTEGEVHLNIVEIRKPETDAQLVAESIAQQLERRIAFRRAMKRSIQSAVRLGAKGIRINVSGRLGGAEIARMEWYREGRVPLHTLRADIDFGFAEAKTTYGIIGVKTWIFKGEVLEHDPMALDKRLATESGPAGEGGGRERGDRPDRGDRRDRRDRA from the coding sequence ATGGGTCAGAAAGTCAATCCGGTCGGGCTGCGGCTCGGCATCAACCGCACCTGGGACAGCCGTTGGTTCGCCGACGGCGCCCAGTACGGCAAGCTGCTGCACCAAGACCTCGCGGTCCGCGCCGCTCTGAAGAAGCGCCTGTACCAAGCTGGTGTCTCGCGCATCATCATCGAGCGTCCGCACAAGAAGTGCCGCGTCACGATCTATGCCGCCCGTCCGGGCGTCATCATCGGCAAGAAGGGCGCTGACATCGACAAGCTCCGCAAGGACCTGTCGATCATGACCGAGGGCGAAGTCCACCTGAACATCGTCGAGATCCGCAAGCCGGAAACCGACGCTCAGCTGGTCGCCGAGTCCATCGCTCAGCAGCTGGAGCGCCGTATCGCGTTCCGTCGCGCCATGAAGCGCTCGATCCAGTCCGCCGTGCGCCTCGGCGCCAAGGGCATCCGGATCAACGTTTCGGGTCGTCTGGGCGGCGCTGAAATCGCTCGCATGGAGTGGTACCGCGAAGGTCGCGTGCCGCTGCACACCCTGCGCGCCGACATCGACTTCGGTTTCGCCGAAGCCAAGACCACCTACGGCATCATCGGCGTGAAGACCTGGATCTTCAAGGGCGAGGTGCTCGAGCATGATCCGATGGCGCTCGACAAGCGTCTGGCTACCGAGTCCGGCCCCGCCGGCGAAGGTGGCGGACGTGAGCGTGGTGATCGTCCCGACCGGGGCGACCGTCGTGACCGTCGCGATCGCGCCTAA
- the rplV gene encoding 50S ribosomal protein L22 translates to MAKQKQERRLPAAEAMCKVRTLRTSPRKLNLVAQSIRGLNVQRALNELEFSHKRIAQDVRKALYSAISNAENNHNLDIDSLVVAEAYVGKNLIMKRFSPRARGRATRVEKPFSEITIVVRELGEAA, encoded by the coding sequence ATGGCCAAGCAGAAGCAAGAACGCCGCCTGCCGGCCGCCGAAGCGATGTGCAAGGTGCGCACCCTGCGCACCAGCCCGCGCAAGCTGAACCTGGTCGCTCAGTCCATTCGTGGTCTGAACGTCCAGCGCGCTCTCAACGAGCTCGAATTCAGCCACAAGCGCATCGCTCAGGACGTCCGCAAGGCGCTGTACTCGGCGATCTCCAACGCCGAGAACAACCACAACCTCGACATCGACTCGCTGGTCGTAGCCGAGGCCTATGTGGGCAAGAACCTGATCATGAAGCGCTTTTCGCCCCGCGCCCGCGGTCGCGCGACGCGCGTCGAAAAGCCGTTCTCCGAGATCACGATCGTGGTCCGCGAGCTGGGTGAGGCCGCCTAA
- a CDS encoding GNAT family N-acetyltransferase, giving the protein MQADRMTVEIVNAAGLGPGERAAWRDLRAADPRLASPYFDLRFIEIAAQIAPGAQLAVVREGDAVRGFLPFQKRGALLQPMAAPLSDFHGFIAAPNLSVSRLLPQLPGVRRARFGGLVGASGEDLEGLAPRQAMAADLSRGFEAYLVSRDARFLKDKRRRRRALERDHGALSFSFAPATRHDIAMIVERKRAQITRTHQYDVFACGWTVSLLERLVDCAAEDFGLRTATLQAGGRIVAAELGLISGGRYHLWFPIYDPAFARYSPGALMTLDTLETLAGLGVSRADFGVDADSYKRDFADPAETVFEGLIERRRGARGRPMRMMGAARLARRVDRIVACEPGLVGQLRGGGGFLTSLARRYPRLGAVLGLAFGLVGLAMMVD; this is encoded by the coding sequence TTGCAGGCTGACCGCATGACCGTCGAGATCGTCAACGCCGCCGGGCTAGGGCCTGGTGAGCGCGCGGCGTGGCGCGACCTGCGCGCGGCCGACCCTCGTCTGGCCAGCCCCTATTTCGACCTGCGCTTCATCGAGATCGCGGCCCAGATCGCGCCAGGCGCCCAGCTGGCCGTTGTTCGCGAGGGCGACGCGGTGCGCGGGTTCCTGCCGTTCCAGAAGCGCGGCGCCCTGCTGCAGCCCATGGCCGCTCCGCTGAGCGACTTTCATGGCTTCATCGCCGCGCCGAACCTGTCGGTGTCCCGCCTGCTGCCTCAATTGCCCGGGGTGCGGCGGGCGCGTTTCGGCGGTCTTGTCGGGGCGAGCGGCGAAGATCTCGAGGGTCTCGCGCCCCGCCAGGCCATGGCCGCGGATCTTTCGCGTGGCTTCGAGGCCTATCTCGTCAGCCGCGACGCTCGCTTCCTGAAGGACAAGCGCCGTCGCCGCCGTGCGCTGGAGCGCGACCATGGGGCGCTGAGTTTCTCGTTCGCCCCGGCCACGCGTCACGACATCGCCATGATCGTCGAGCGCAAGCGCGCGCAGATCACAAGGACCCATCAGTACGACGTTTTCGCCTGTGGCTGGACGGTCTCGCTGTTGGAGCGGCTCGTGGACTGCGCCGCTGAGGACTTCGGTCTCCGGACCGCGACGCTGCAAGCGGGCGGCCGGATCGTCGCGGCCGAGCTGGGCCTGATCTCCGGCGGGCGGTATCATCTGTGGTTTCCGATCTACGATCCCGCGTTCGCCCGCTATTCGCCGGGCGCGCTGATGACGCTCGATACGCTGGAGACGCTGGCCGGCTTGGGCGTCAGCCGCGCCGATTTCGGCGTGGACGCTGACAGCTACAAGCGCGACTTCGCCGACCCGGCCGAGACGGTGTTCGAGGGCCTGATTGAACGTCGCCGCGGCGCTCGGGGGCGCCCCATGCGGATGATGGGGGCCGCGCGACTGGCGAGGCGCGTTGATCGGATCGTCGCGTGCGAACCCGGTCTGGTGGGACAGCTTCGCGGGGGAGGGGGCTTCCTCACCTCGCTGGCGCGTCGTTATCCCCGCCTGGGAGCGGTCCTTGGCCTTGCGTTCGGTCTGGTCGGCCTGGCGATGATGGTCGACTAG
- the rplP gene encoding 50S ribosomal protein L16 has translation MLSPKKTKFRKQFKGRIHGTSKGGTLLNFGSYGLKAVEPERITARQIEAARRAITRQMKRQGRVWIRIFPDVPVTGKPAEVRMGKGKGAVDYWAARVAPGRIMFEIDGVPDDIAREALRLGAAKLPIRTRVVTRIDAGVAQEA, from the coding sequence ATGCTGTCTCCCAAGAAGACCAAATTCCGCAAGCAGTTCAAGGGCCGCATCCACGGCACTTCGAAGGGCGGCACCCTGCTGAACTTCGGTTCGTACGGCCTGAAGGCTGTCGAGCCGGAGCGCATCACGGCCCGTCAGATCGAAGCCGCCCGTCGCGCCATCACCCGCCAGATGAAGCGTCAAGGCCGCGTCTGGATCCGTATCTTCCCGGACGTGCCGGTCACCGGCAAGCCGGCGGAAGTCCGGATGGGTAAGGGCAAGGGCGCCGTGGATTACTGGGCCGCTCGCGTGGCTCCGGGCCGTATCATGTTCGAAATCGACGGCGTGCCGGACGATATCGCGCGTGAAGCGCTCCGCCTTGGCGCCGCCAAGCTGCCGATCCGCACCCGTGTTGTCACCCGCATCGATGCGGGCGTGGCTCAGGAGGCCTGA
- the rpsH gene encoding 30S ribosomal protein S8: protein MSMNDPLSDMIARIKNAAQRKRSKVSTPASKLRARVLDVLADEGYIRGYSLVEKPGAFPEFEIELKYFDGEPVIAEISRVSKPGRRVYSSIKDLKPIKNGLGISILSTPKGVMSDTAARDANVGGEVLCRVY from the coding sequence ATGTCGATGAACGATCCCCTGAGCGATATGATCGCTCGCATCAAGAACGCCGCCCAACGCAAGCGGTCCAAGGTCTCGACGCCGGCTTCCAAGCTGCGCGCCCGTGTCTTGGACGTGCTGGCCGACGAAGGCTACATCCGCGGCTACTCGCTGGTCGAGAAGCCCGGCGCGTTCCCCGAATTCGAGATCGAGCTCAAGTACTTCGACGGTGAGCCCGTGATCGCTGAGATCAGCCGCGTGTCCAAGCCTGGCCGTCGCGTCTACTCCTCGATCAAGGACCTGAAGCCGATCAAGAACGGCCTGGGCATCTCGATCCTTTCGACGCCGAAGGGCGTCATGTCGGACACCGCTGCACGCGACGCTAATGTCGGCGGCGAAGTCCTCTGCCGCGTCTACTAG
- a CDS encoding 50S ribosomal protein L23, with amino-acid sequence MAATARHYDTILSPVITEKTTLLSEQNKVVFKVANDATKDEIAAAVEELFKVKVTKVNTIVTKGKTKRFRGIVGRRNDVKKAIVTLAEGQSIDITTGL; translated from the coding sequence ATGGCCGCCACCGCTCGCCACTACGACACGATCCTGTCGCCGGTGATCACCGAAAAGACGACCCTGCTCAGCGAGCAGAACAAGGTTGTCTTCAAGGTGGCCAACGACGCGACCAAGGACGAAATCGCCGCCGCCGTCGAAGAGCTGTTCAAGGTCAAGGTGACCAAGGTCAACACCATCGTGACCAAGGGCAAGACCAAGCGCTTCCGCGGTATCGTGGGTCGTCGCAACGACGTCAAAAAAGCGATCGTGACCCTGGCCGAAGGCCAGTCGATCGACATCACGACGGGGCTCTAA
- the rpsQ gene encoding 30S ribosomal protein S17: protein MPKRILEGVVVSDKGDKTVVVKVERTIVHPVLKKIVRQSKKYHAHDEANAYKAGEAIRIIECAPKSKLKTWEALPKASA, encoded by the coding sequence ATGCCCAAGCGTATCCTCGAAGGGGTCGTCGTCTCCGATAAGGGCGACAAGACCGTGGTGGTGAAGGTCGAACGGACCATCGTCCACCCGGTTCTGAAGAAGATCGTGCGTCAGTCCAAAAAGTACCACGCGCACGACGAAGCCAACGCGTACAAGGCCGGTGAAGCGATCCGCATCATCGAGTGCGCTCCGAAGTCCAAGCTGAAGACCTGGGAAGCTCTTCCCAAGGCTTCGGCTTAA
- the rpsN gene encoding 30S ribosomal protein S14, which produces MAKKSAVNRNEAVKALVKKFAEKRAALKAIANDESLPLEERFEARLKLAKLPRNSAAIRIRNRCEVTGRPRAYYRKLKMSRVALRELGSQGQIPGLVKSSW; this is translated from the coding sequence ATGGCCAAGAAAAGCGCCGTCAACCGCAACGAAGCCGTCAAGGCTCTCGTCAAGAAGTTCGCCGAAAAGCGCGCCGCGCTGAAGGCGATCGCCAACGACGAAAGCCTGCCGCTCGAGGAACGCTTCGAGGCTCGCCTCAAGCTCGCCAAGCTGCCGCGTAACAGCGCCGCGATCCGCATCCGCAATCGCTGCGAAGTCACCGGCCGTCCGCGCGCCTATTACCGTAAGCTCAAGATGAGCCGTGTGGCCCTCCGCGAACTGGGTTCGCAAGGCCAGATCCCCGGCCTCGTCAAGTCGAGCTGGTGA
- the rplF gene encoding 50S ribosomal protein L6: MSRIGKKAVAIPSGVQVTLAGQTVTVKGPKGQLSWTIADEVEVKQEGAELLLAPRVDTKRAKGMWGLSRTLVANMVHGVTAGFEESLELVGVGYRAAMKGTALSLQLGFSHDVDVEAPAGVTFAVPKQTEIKIAGIDKQAVGEIAAKIRRIRPPEPYKGKGVRYAGEKVRRKEGKKK, encoded by the coding sequence ATGTCACGTATCGGTAAGAAAGCCGTCGCAATCCCCTCGGGCGTGCAAGTCACGCTCGCGGGTCAGACGGTCACGGTGAAGGGCCCCAAGGGTCAACTCTCGTGGACGATCGCCGACGAAGTCGAAGTCAAGCAAGAGGGCGCTGAGCTCCTGCTGGCTCCGCGCGTCGACACGAAGCGCGCCAAGGGCATGTGGGGTCTCTCCCGCACGCTGGTCGCCAACATGGTGCACGGTGTCACCGCCGGGTTCGAGGAAAGCCTCGAACTGGTCGGCGTTGGTTACCGCGCGGCCATGAAGGGCACGGCGCTCAGCCTCCAACTCGGTTTCAGCCACGACGTGGACGTTGAGGCTCCGGCCGGCGTCACCTTCGCGGTGCCGAAGCAAACCGAAATCAAGATCGCCGGCATCGACAAGCAGGCGGTTGGTGAGATTGCCGCGAAGATCCGCCGCATTCGTCCGCCGGAACCCTACAAGGGCAAGGGCGTGCGTTATGCTGGCGAGAAGGTTCGCCGCAAGGAAGGCAAGAAGAAGTAA
- the rplB gene encoding 50S ribosomal protein L2: MALKQFNPTSPGQRGLVLIDRSELHKGRPEKKLVEGLTKSGGRGGNGRIAVRFRGGGAKRLYRLVDFKRRKQGVATVVRLEYDPNRTAFIALIKYQADGELAYILAPQRLKAGDEVVTAEKVDVKPGNASPLRTMPIGTIIHNIELKPAKGGQIARSAGAYAQLVGRDAGYAQIRLNSGELRMVLDTCMATVGAVSNPDHMNQNLGKAGRSRHMGRRPHVRGVAMNPVDHPHGGGEGRTSGGRHPVTPAGKPTKGAKTRVNKATDKFIIRSRHKAKKGR; encoded by the coding sequence ATGGCCTTGAAGCAATTTAACCCGACCAGCCCCGGCCAGCGCGGCCTGGTGCTGATCGATCGCAGCGAACTTCACAAGGGTCGCCCCGAGAAGAAGCTCGTTGAAGGCCTGACCAAGTCGGGCGGTCGCGGCGGCAATGGCCGTATCGCGGTCCGTTTCCGCGGCGGCGGCGCTAAGCGCCTGTACCGTCTGGTCGACTTCAAGCGCCGCAAGCAAGGCGTGGCTACGGTCGTTCGTCTCGAGTACGACCCCAACCGCACCGCCTTCATCGCCCTGATCAAGTATCAGGCCGACGGTGAGCTGGCCTACATCCTGGCCCCGCAACGCCTGAAGGCCGGCGACGAAGTCGTCACGGCTGAAAAGGTCGACGTGAAGCCGGGCAACGCCTCGCCGCTGCGCACGATGCCGATCGGTACGATCATCCACAATATCGAGCTGAAGCCCGCCAAGGGTGGTCAGATCGCCCGTTCGGCTGGCGCCTACGCCCAGCTGGTCGGTCGTGACGCCGGCTACGCCCAGATCCGCCTGAACTCGGGCGAGCTGCGCATGGTGCTCGATACGTGCATGGCCACCGTCGGCGCCGTTTCGAACCCCGACCACATGAACCAGAACCTCGGCAAGGCCGGTCGTTCTCGTCACATGGGCCGTCGCCCGCACGTCCGCGGTGTCGCCATGAACCCGGTCGACCACCCCCACGGTGGTGGTGAAGGCCGGACCTCGGGCGGCCGCCACCCGGTGACCCCGGCTGGTAAGCCGACCAAGGGCGCTAAGACCCGCGTTAACAAGGCCACGGATAAGTTCATCATCCGCTCGCGCCACAAAGCGAAGAAGGGCCGCTAA
- the rplE gene encoding 50S ribosomal protein L5, with protein sequence MADQAYEPRLKTVYRERIRAAMKEQFGYTNEMQIPKLDKIVLNMGIGEAVADSKKAQTALKDLQAIAGQKPVATKARKSIAGFKLREGMVVGAKVTLRKDRMYEFLDRLVTIALPRVKDFRGLNGKSFDGRGNYAMGLKEHLVFPEINYDQIEQIWGMDIIVCTTAKSDQEAKALLKEFQFPFVN encoded by the coding sequence ATGGCTGATCAAGCTTACGAGCCCCGGCTGAAGACCGTTTATCGCGAGCGCATCCGCGCTGCGATGAAGGAGCAGTTCGGCTACACCAACGAGATGCAGATCCCCAAGCTGGACAAGATCGTCCTGAACATGGGTATCGGCGAGGCCGTGGCCGACTCCAAGAAGGCTCAGACCGCCCTGAAGGACCTGCAAGCGATCGCCGGCCAAAAGCCCGTCGCGACCAAGGCCCGCAAGTCGATCGCCGGCTTCAAGCTGCGCGAGGGCATGGTGGTCGGCGCCAAGGTCACCCTGCGCAAGGACCGGATGTACGAATTCCTCGACCGCCTGGTCACGATCGCGCTGCCGCGCGTGAAGGACTTCCGTGGTCTGAACGGCAAGAGCTTCGACGGCCGTGGCAACTACGCCATGGGTCTGAAGGAGCACCTGGTGTTCCCGGAAATCAACTATGACCAGATCGAACAGATCTGGGGCATGGACATCATCGTCTGCACCACTGCGAAGTCCGACCAGGAAGCCAAGGCTCTCCTGAAGGAATTCCAGTTCCCGTTCGTGAACTAA
- the rplN gene encoding 50S ribosomal protein L14, which translates to MIQMQTNLEVADNSGARRVMCIKVLGGAGRRYASVGDVIVVSVKEAIPRGRVKKGDVLRAVVVRVNQNLKRKDGSVIRFDKNAAVIVNKQSEPVGTRIFGPVPRELRAKNHMKIISLAPEVL; encoded by the coding sequence ATGATCCAGATGCAAACTAACCTGGAAGTTGCCGATAACTCTGGCGCTCGCCGGGTCATGTGCATCAAGGTGTTGGGCGGCGCAGGCCGTCGCTACGCCAGCGTGGGCGACGTCATCGTCGTCTCCGTCAAGGAAGCCATTCCGCGCGGTCGCGTGAAGAAGGGTGACGTGCTTCGCGCCGTCGTCGTTCGGGTGAATCAAAATCTGAAGCGCAAGGATGGCTCGGTCATCCGCTTCGATAAGAACGCCGCGGTGATCGTGAACAAGCAAAGCGAGCCGGTCGGCACGCGGATCTTCGGCCCGGTTCCTCGTGAACTGCGCGCCAAGAACCACATGAAGATCATCTCCCTCGCTCCGGAGGTGCTGTAA
- the rpmC gene encoding 50S ribosomal protein L29, producing MKIAEIRGMTPDQLADTLISLKKEQFNLRFQAATGQVEKTHRVNEIRKDIARIKTVLRAKAAA from the coding sequence ATGAAGATCGCTGAAATCCGGGGCATGACCCCCGACCAGCTGGCCGACACCCTGATCAGCCTGAAGAAGGAGCAGTTCAACCTGCGCTTCCAGGCCGCCACGGGCCAGGTCGAGAAGACCCACCGCGTCAACGAGATCCGTAAGGATATCGCGCGGATCAAGACCGTGCTGCGCGCCAAGGCCGCGGCTTAA
- the rplD gene encoding 50S ribosomal protein L4, giving the protein MKLDVIKLDGGKAGSVDLDDAIFGIDEIRGDILQRVVTWQLAKRRSGNHKIQVRNEVSRTSKKMYKQKGTGGARHGSRRAAQFVGGAKAHGPVVRSHAFDLPKKIRALALRHALSSKAKAGSLVVVDSVALTEAKTAALRATFDKIGLKNALVIAGPEVDANFKLAARNIPNVDVLPNAGLNVYDVLRRQTLVLTKDAVEAISARFAEKEAA; this is encoded by the coding sequence ATGAAACTCGACGTCATCAAACTGGACGGCGGCAAGGCCGGTTCCGTTGATCTCGACGACGCCATCTTCGGCATCGACGAGATCCGCGGCGACATCCTGCAGCGCGTCGTGACCTGGCAGCTGGCCAAGCGCCGCTCGGGTAACCACAAGATTCAGGTTCGTAACGAGGTCTCTCGTACGAGCAAGAAGATGTACAAGCAAAAGGGCACCGGCGGCGCTCGTCACGGTTCGCGCCGTGCGGCTCAGTTCGTCGGCGGCGCCAAGGCTCACGGCCCTGTCGTCCGCAGCCACGCTTTCGACCTGCCGAAGAAGATCCGGGCCCTGGCTCTGCGCCATGCCCTGTCCTCGAAGGCCAAGGCCGGTTCGCTGGTCGTGGTGGACAGCGTTGCTCTGACCGAAGCGAAGACGGCCGCCCTGCGCGCCACCTTCGACAAGATCGGTCTGAAGAACGCCCTGGTCATCGCCGGTCCGGAAGTGGACGCGAACTTCAAGCTCGCCGCCCGCAACATCCCGAACGTGGATGTCCTGCCGAACGCCGGCCTGAACGTCTACGACGTGCTGCGTCGCCAAACCCTCGTCCTGACCAAGGACGCGGTCGAAGCGATCTCGGCCCGTTTCGCTGAGAAGGAAGCCGCCTAA
- a CDS encoding GIN domain-containing protein → MRALTTLAVLAIASTAAGAAAAAPSLKIKDAVVRVVIIPENRPDVKVEFLTTNAALPLTVSQDGDQVVVDGDLKMNRINGCNSRNGKVTVRVRGVGEVSYDNFPQVAIRMPMNVKVQAGGAVFGDIGRSDSVELGNAGCGDWTIANTKGKLEVAQAGSGGAKAGTSSQAEFSIAGSGDVSAQAVTGDLETNIAGSGDIWVASVNGKFEANIAGSGNITVAGGRSRAVDVSVMGSGDVTFNGEAADVDVSVMGSGDVKVARATGPVKKHVGGSGDVIIGQ, encoded by the coding sequence ATGCGGGCTCTGACCACTCTGGCCGTGCTGGCCATCGCCTCGACCGCCGCCGGCGCCGCCGCAGCCGCGCCGTCCCTCAAGATCAAAGACGCCGTGGTTCGTGTCGTGATCATTCCGGAGAACCGCCCGGACGTGAAGGTCGAGTTCCTGACCACGAACGCCGCCCTCCCGCTCACCGTCAGCCAGGATGGCGATCAGGTGGTGGTCGACGGCGACCTTAAGATGAACCGCATCAACGGCTGCAACAGCCGCAACGGCAAGGTCACGGTGCGGGTGCGCGGCGTGGGCGAGGTGTCGTATGACAACTTCCCACAGGTCGCTATCCGCATGCCGATGAACGTGAAGGTCCAGGCGGGCGGCGCCGTGTTCGGTGACATCGGCCGCTCGGATAGCGTCGAGCTTGGTAACGCCGGCTGCGGCGATTGGACGATCGCCAACACCAAGGGCAAGCTGGAGGTCGCGCAAGCGGGCTCGGGCGGGGCCAAGGCCGGTACGTCCTCGCAGGCCGAGTTCAGCATCGCGGGGTCAGGCGACGTATCGGCTCAGGCGGTCACAGGTGACCTGGAGACCAACATCGCCGGTTCGGGCGACATCTGGGTGGCCAGCGTCAACGGCAAGTTCGAAGCCAACATCGCGGGATCCGGCAACATCACCGTGGCCGGTGGTCGCAGCCGTGCGGTCGATGTGAGCGTGATGGGCTCGGGCGACGTCACCTTCAATGGCGAGGCGGCCGACGTCGACGTCAGCGTGATGGGCTCGGGTGACGTGAAAGTCGCCAGGGCGACCGGCCCCGTGAAGAAGCACGTCGGCGGTTCGGGCGACGTCATCATCGGTCAGTAG
- the rplR gene encoding 50S ribosomal protein L18, which yields MALSPRESAVKRAQRVRTRLKSLANGRPRLSVFRSSKNIYAQIIDDARGVTLASASTLEAEGKGADKDAAAAVGKLVAERAIEKGVKDVVFDRGGYIFHGRVKALADAAREAGLNF from the coding sequence ATGGCGCTCTCTCCTCGTGAATCGGCGGTCAAGCGCGCTCAGCGCGTTCGCACCCGCCTCAAGAGCCTCGCCAACGGTCGTCCGCGTCTGTCGGTCTTCCGTTCGTCGAAGAACATCTACGCCCAGATCATCGATGATGCTCGCGGCGTGACCCTGGCGTCGGCTTCCACTCTGGAAGCCGAAGGCAAGGGCGCGGACAAGGATGCCGCTGCCGCTGTGGGCAAGCTCGTCGCCGAGCGCGCCATCGAAAAGGGCGTCAAAGACGTCGTTTTCGACCGTGGTGGTTACATCTTCCACGGCCGGGTGAAAGCCCTGGCTGACGCCGCGCGCGAAGCCGGCCTGAACTTCTAA
- the rplC gene encoding 50S ribosomal protein L3: MTLPTQRTGVIAKKLGMTRFFDEAGQHVPVTVLSLDGCQVTGVRTVEKDGYTALQLGAGAKKAKNTSNAMRGHFAKAAVEPKRVVAEFRVEENALIEVGAELTADHFVAGQKVDIQGVTVGKGFAGAMKRWNFGGLRATHGVSVSHRSHGSTGNRQDPGRTFPGKKMAGHLGQETVTTLNVTVWKVDVERGLILVKGAVPGHEGSYVKVRDAVKKALPADAPRPGAFRKAGEAAPAAAETPAEEAPAAATEEGEG, encoded by the coding sequence ATGACTCTCCCCACCCAACGCACCGGCGTCATCGCCAAGAAGCTCGGCATGACCCGCTTCTTCGACGAAGCTGGTCAGCACGTGCCGGTCACCGTCCTGTCGCTCGACGGTTGTCAGGTCACGGGCGTTCGCACCGTTGAGAAGGACGGCTACACCGCCCTCCAGCTCGGCGCCGGCGCCAAGAAGGCCAAGAACACCTCCAACGCCATGCGTGGCCACTTCGCGAAGGCGGCCGTCGAGCCGAAGCGCGTTGTCGCCGAGTTCCGCGTCGAAGAGAACGCCCTGATCGAAGTTGGCGCCGAACTGACGGCCGACCACTTCGTCGCCGGCCAGAAGGTCGACATCCAAGGCGTGACCGTCGGTAAGGGCTTCGCCGGCGCCATGAAGCGCTGGAACTTCGGTGGTCTTCGCGCCACCCACGGTGTTTCGGTCTCGCACCGCTCGCACGGTTCGACCGGTAACCGCCAGGACCCGGGCCGTACGTTCCCGGGCAAGAAGATGGCTGGTCACCTGGGTCAAGAAACCGTCACCACGCTGAACGTCACCGTTTGGAAGGTGGACGTCGAGCGCGGCCTGATCCTGGTCAAGGGCGCTGTCCCGGGCCACGAAGGCAGCTACGTGAAGGTTCGCGACGCCGTGAAGAAGGCTCTGCCGGCTGACGCTCCGCGTCCGGGCGCCTTCCGCAAGGCTGGCGAAGCTGCTCCGGCCGCCGCTGAGACCCCCGCTGAAGAGGCCCCTGCGGCTGCGACCGAAGAGGGCGAAGGCTAA
- the rpsJ gene encoding 30S ribosomal protein S10 — MDRQNIRIRLKAFDHRVLDHSTREIVNTAKRTGATVRGPIPLPTLIEKFTVNRSPHVDKKSREQFEIRTHKRVLDIVDPTPQTVDALMKLDLSAGVDVEIKL; from the coding sequence ATGGATCGTCAGAACATCCGCATCCGGCTCAAGGCCTTCGATCACCGCGTGTTGGATCATTCCACGCGCGAGATCGTCAATACGGCCAAGCGTACGGGTGCGACGGTGCGGGGCCCCATCCCCCTGCCCACGCTTATCGAGAAATTCACCGTCAACCGTTCGCCGCACGTCGATAAGAAGTCGCGCGAGCAGTTCGAGATCCGTACGCACAAGCGCGTTCTCGATATCGTTGACCCGACTCCGCAGACCGTGGACGCGCTGATGAAGCTCGACCTGTCGGCCGGCGTTGACGTCGAAATCAAGCTGTAA